From Synchiropus splendidus isolate RoL2022-P1 chromosome 10, RoL_Sspl_1.0, whole genome shotgun sequence, the proteins below share one genomic window:
- the vgll3 gene encoding transcription cofactor vestigial-like protein 3, translating to MSCLDVMYHQSYGAHYLPAEAYKASYFNHHHQQQQRKLSVHSKMQNCLGQQQLLGRGSVTRDQGLRLAPEAASLLDSEQKDSTQPAGAEYLSSRCVLFTYFQGEIGDVVDEHFSRALSQASSFNRESKPPRMTQESVSSSASSWKDGVSSEGHSSSVWSSTYPSPPGACVSSVHPDFSPSPISHADGPIWAGHVFSQASLPSLATVPDSWTYNLNSQSTSGYPNVHEVYHPHPHHLHGRHHHPMFHSYPSHSSPLESRFSPLLLPSVRGQNQHSTGSSPHSEGVKTEMDPSRSSPTAVSSVSWTPSPLHGSLELYDSAIDQTKAKPSVWF from the exons ATGAGTTGCCTGGATGTGATGTACCACCAAAGCTATGGAGCCCACTACCTCCCTGCGGAAGCGTACAAGGCTTCTTACTTCAACCACCATCACCAGCAGCAACAG CGGAAACTGAGCGTTCACAGTAAGATGCAGAACTGTTTGGGACAGCAGCAGCTTTTGGGCCGAGGATCGGTGACCCGCGATCAGGGCCTGCGTCTAGCTCCTGAAGCGGCATCTCTTTTGGATTCGGAACAGAAGGACAGCACTCAACCGGCCGGGGCGGAGTATTTAAGCTCCCGGTGTGTGCTGTTTACATACTTCCAAGGAGAGATTGGCGACGTGGTGGATGAGCACTTCTCCAGAGCTCTCAGTCAAGCCAGCAGCTTCAACAGAGAGTCCAAGCCCCCAAGGATGACCCAGGAGTCAGTGTCGAGCTCTGCCAGCTCATGGAAAG atggTGTTTCCTCGGAAGGTCACAGCAGTTCAGTTTGGAGCAGCACATATCCCTCGCCTCCTGGAGCTTGTGTCTCATCAGTTCATCCAGACTTCTCTCCCAGTCCCATCTCCCATGCAGATGGTCCTATCTGGGCCGGACATGTGTTCTCCCAGGCCAGCCTCCCTTCACTGGCCACCGTCCCGGACAGCTGGACCTACAATCTGAACTCTCAGAGCACGAGTGGATACCCCAATGTGCACGAAGTGTACCATCCTCACCCCCACCATCTCCATGGTCGACACCACCACCCCATGTTCCATTCATACCCGTCACACAGTTCCCCACTGGAATCCAGGTTCAGCCCACTGCTACTGCCCAGCGTCAGGGGTCAAAACCAGCACAGCACAGGCAGCTCTCCACACAGTGAAGGGGTGAAGACAGAGATGGACCCCAGCAGGAGCAGCCCGACTGCAGTTTCATCTGTCAGCTGGACCCCCTCACCTCTGCACGGATCCCTAGAGCTGTATGACTCAG CCATTGACCAAACCAAAGCAAAACCATCCGTATGGTTCTGA